The following proteins are encoded in a genomic region of bacterium:
- the hisS gene encoding histidine--tRNA ligase, with protein sequence MADPISFAPPRGMRDFYPDDMALRCAIFEAWSTAARRFGFDQYDACVVESLELLKRKGGEEIQDQIYWFKDKSDRELALRAEMTPTLARMIVAKQNELTFPLKWFTIAQCFRYERMTRGRKREHYQWNLDVVGEPSVVAEAEVVMAAIQALKLLGLDSTEVCVHVNSRALLSDILARSGIPREHHSATFLALDKRGKIPDEEITKLLKENGLSEESIAAAFRVLALDTLDSVIAALGERTPALDHFLSFFDIMKLYGASDMVKFDISVIRGLGYYTGIVFEGFDTGRSLRAIFGGGRYDNLLGDLGGKPMTAVGLGFGDVVIAELLAEKGKVPHPAAGKDLAISYMEDAQRDTAIRIAGALRAGGTNVDVSLHAEKPKHFFGRTGKVGFRRGMFIGPDDLIKGAVRIKTLADRTEQEVTLASLVGS encoded by the coding sequence ATGGCAGATCCCATCAGTTTCGCCCCCCCCCGCGGCATGCGGGATTTCTATCCTGACGACATGGCGCTGCGTTGCGCCATCTTCGAGGCCTGGTCCACCGCCGCGCGGCGGTTCGGGTTCGACCAGTACGACGCCTGCGTCGTGGAAAGCCTGGAGCTGCTCAAACGTAAAGGCGGCGAGGAAATCCAGGACCAGATTTACTGGTTCAAGGATAAAAGCGACCGGGAACTGGCGCTGCGTGCCGAAATGACCCCCACCCTCGCCCGGATGATTGTGGCGAAGCAAAACGAGCTGACCTTCCCGCTCAAGTGGTTCACCATCGCCCAGTGCTTCCGGTATGAGCGCATGACCCGCGGTCGCAAGCGCGAGCATTACCAGTGGAACCTGGATGTGGTGGGCGAACCCTCCGTGGTGGCCGAGGCGGAAGTCGTGATGGCCGCCATCCAGGCCTTGAAGCTGCTCGGTCTCGATAGCACCGAGGTGTGCGTTCATGTCAATAGCCGGGCCTTGCTGTCGGACATCCTTGCCCGATCCGGCATTCCCCGCGAGCATCACTCCGCCACCTTCCTCGCGCTGGACAAGCGGGGGAAGATCCCGGATGAGGAAATCACCAAACTCCTCAAGGAAAACGGCCTTTCGGAGGAGAGCATTGCGGCGGCCTTCCGGGTGCTGGCATTGGACACCCTCGACAGCGTCATCGCCGCCCTGGGCGAACGCACCCCCGCCCTGGACCATTTCCTGAGCTTTTTCGACATCATGAAGCTGTATGGCGCGAGTGATATGGTGAAGTTTGACATCTCCGTCATCCGCGGACTCGGCTATTACACGGGTATCGTGTTTGAAGGCTTTGACACCGGCCGAAGTCTCCGTGCCATCTTCGGCGGGGGCCGCTACGATAACCTGCTGGGCGATCTGGGCGGCAAACCCATGACCGCCGTTGGACTCGGGTTCGGCGATGTGGTCATTGCCGAATTGCTGGCCGAGAAGGGCAAAGTCCCCCACCCTGCCGCCGGCAAGGATCTGGCGATCTCCTACATGGAGGACGCGCAGCGCGACACCGCCATCCGGATTGCCGGCGCCTTGCGGGCAGGCGGCACCAATGTGGATGTCTCGCTGCACGCGGAGAAACCGAAACACTTTTTCGGGCGAACCGGCAAGGTCGGCTTCCGGCGCGGAATGTTCATCGGCCCGGATGATCTCATCAAGGGGGCCGTCCGGATCAAGACCCTGGCCGACCGTACCGAACAGGAAGTGACCCTGGCCAGTCTGGTGGGCTCATGA
- a CDS encoding HU family DNA-binding protein, producing the protein MTKRELVVRIAGEVGLPQQQVFSVIQKTLDYITESLAKGENIEFRDFGVFEIKIRKPRIGRNPNKPENTVVIPERRVVKFKPGKEMKAVVLKQQ; encoded by the coding sequence ATGACCAAGCGCGAACTCGTCGTACGTATTGCCGGTGAAGTCGGCCTGCCCCAGCAACAGGTTTTTTCAGTCATCCAGAAAACCCTCGATTACATCACGGAAAGCCTGGCCAAAGGCGAAAACATTGAATTCCGTGATTTCGGGGTCTTTGAGATCAAGATCCGCAAGCCCCGCATTGGGCGCAACCCGAACAAGCCGGAAAATACGGTCGTCATCCCGGAGCGCCGGGTGGTGAAATTCAAGCCCGGCAAGGAAATGAAAGCGGTCGTTTTAAAACAGCAGTAA